In Brevibacillus brevis, a genomic segment contains:
- a CDS encoding AbgT family transporter — MANGATSLETDLQKQKGILKWIETVGNKLPHPFMLFIILCGVLMVVSAILSAMNLSVIHPGKGEAVAVKNLLSQEGIHWILTNMLKNFVEFPALGLVLAMTLGIGLAEKVGLLTTVLRKMMSRVPTSIVSYAVVFVGVLGNLASDASMVIIPPLGGLVFLAMGRHPIAGFAAGMAGVSSGFTANLFIAGTDALLSGISTSVAKTIDPSAHVTPVDNWFFMSASVFILAFIGGWITDKVIEPRLGTFTGDTSVSFDELSPQENKALRITGIVAIIFVAILAVLVVPEGSLLRDPETGGFLTSPFLKGIIPIILLFFVTLSFVYGKLMGLIKTSKDMPHYMSEAIKDMSGFIVLAFTAAQFIAFFNWSNIGILMAVNGADFMKSIGLTGLPIVIAFTLFTGVCSLFITSGSALWAILAPVFMPMLMLLDYSPAFIQVAYRIADSATNTISPVNPYLPLILAFYQKYNKQAGMGTIFATMTPYAIVFLVVWIIQMAIWYFLDLPVGPGVYPR, encoded by the coding sequence ATGGCAAATGGCGCAACAAGCCTGGAGACAGATCTGCAAAAGCAAAAAGGAATTTTGAAATGGATTGAAACGGTTGGCAACAAGCTTCCTCATCCCTTCATGCTTTTTATCATTTTGTGCGGCGTTCTGATGGTCGTGTCGGCCATCCTCTCCGCGATGAACCTGTCCGTGATTCATCCGGGAAAAGGGGAAGCGGTGGCGGTCAAAAACCTTCTTAGCCAAGAAGGAATCCATTGGATTTTGACCAACATGCTGAAAAACTTCGTGGAATTTCCCGCCCTGGGTCTCGTGCTGGCGATGACACTGGGGATCGGTCTGGCAGAAAAAGTGGGGCTCTTGACGACGGTCCTTCGAAAAATGATGTCCCGCGTACCGACCTCCATCGTCAGCTATGCCGTCGTCTTCGTGGGCGTCTTGGGCAACCTGGCTTCCGACGCCTCGATGGTGATCATCCCGCCGCTTGGAGGATTGGTGTTCCTGGCGATGGGCCGACACCCGATCGCCGGTTTTGCGGCGGGGATGGCGGGCGTCTCCTCCGGGTTTACAGCCAACCTGTTTATTGCCGGGACGGATGCCCTGCTGTCCGGGATCAGCACATCGGTCGCCAAGACCATTGACCCATCCGCGCACGTCACACCGGTCGACAACTGGTTTTTCATGTCTGCCTCCGTGTTCATTCTCGCCTTTATCGGGGGCTGGATTACCGACAAAGTGATCGAGCCGCGCCTGGGGACGTTTACAGGTGACACCAGCGTCTCTTTCGACGAGCTCTCGCCGCAAGAAAACAAGGCCCTCCGCATTACAGGCATCGTCGCTATCATTTTCGTCGCCATCCTTGCTGTTTTGGTCGTGCCGGAAGGATCTCTGCTGCGTGATCCGGAAACAGGCGGATTCTTGACCTCGCCGTTTTTGAAAGGAATCATCCCGATCATTCTCCTGTTTTTCGTGACGCTCTCGTTCGTTTACGGCAAACTGATGGGGCTGATCAAAACCTCGAAGGACATGCCCCACTACATGTCGGAAGCAATCAAGGACATGTCCGGCTTTATCGTTCTTGCATTTACCGCAGCGCAGTTCATTGCTTTTTTCAACTGGAGCAACATCGGGATTCTGATGGCGGTCAACGGGGCAGACTTTATGAAGAGCATTGGTCTGACCGGGCTTCCGATTGTCATTGCGTTTACTTTGTTCACGGGCGTCTGCAGCCTGTTCATCACCAGCGGTTCGGCTTTGTGGGCGATTCTGGCGCCAGTGTTCATGCCAATGCTGATGCTGCTGGATTACAGCCCCGCCTTTATCCAGGTCGCGTACCGGATTGCCGATTCCGCCACCAATACGATTTCCCCTGTCAATCCATACCTGCCGCTGATTCTCGCTTTCTATCAAAAGTACAACAAGCAGGCCGGGATGGGGACAATCTTTGCAACAATGACACCTTATGCGATCGTATTTCTGGTTGTTTGGATCATCCAGATGGCCATCTGGTACTTCCTGGATCTGCCCGTAGGACCGGGAGTTTACCCGCGATAG
- a CDS encoding amidohydrolase, whose translation MERDLITQLLESVREDVITWRRHLHQNPELSFQEEKTANFVYDLLTSFGHMELSRPTKTSVMARLIGSRPGKVIGLRADMDALAITEENDFPYASQVPGVMHACGHDGHTAMLLGAAKVLTSLRDRICGEVRFIFQHAEEVQPGGAREMVEAGVADGVDLMLGIHLMSHLPVGKIGLTYGPVTANSDRFDITIQGKGGHASTPQTSIDPVAIGAQVISSLQHIVSRQTDPLEKLVVSVTNFHGGTGAYNVIPDRAYLSGSVRSFAGEVRESAVSHLEQIVAGVTAAYGASYSFDYRYGYSSVFNDEAVTRSVEKLIEEEWGQDVIQYVPPMMGGEDFSAFSDAVPSCFVLVGAGNEEKGIVYPHHHPRFTVDEDALKDGVRLFVTYVLKAAAETSG comes from the coding sequence ATGGAACGCGATCTCATTACCCAGCTTCTCGAATCGGTACGTGAAGACGTGATTACCTGGCGGCGTCACTTGCATCAAAACCCGGAATTGTCCTTCCAGGAGGAGAAAACGGCGAACTTCGTCTACGATCTCTTGACTTCGTTTGGTCATATGGAGCTGTCCAGACCTACCAAAACGAGTGTGATGGCGAGGCTCATCGGCAGCCGGCCCGGAAAAGTCATCGGCCTGCGGGCTGACATGGACGCTCTGGCGATCACTGAAGAAAACGATTTTCCATACGCTTCGCAGGTACCCGGGGTCATGCACGCATGCGGGCACGACGGGCATACAGCGATGCTTTTGGGCGCGGCCAAAGTTCTCACCAGTCTGCGCGACCGGATCTGCGGGGAAGTTCGTTTCATCTTTCAGCACGCCGAGGAAGTGCAGCCGGGCGGTGCGCGGGAAATGGTGGAGGCTGGGGTAGCCGACGGAGTGGATCTCATGCTGGGCATCCATCTGATGTCCCATTTGCCCGTCGGCAAAATCGGGCTCACGTACGGGCCGGTCACAGCCAATTCGGACCGCTTCGACATTACTATCCAGGGCAAGGGTGGACATGCCTCGACGCCGCAGACATCGATCGATCCGGTAGCGATCGGCGCGCAGGTCATCTCCAGCTTGCAGCACATTGTGTCTCGCCAAACCGATCCGCTGGAAAAGCTGGTCGTTTCGGTCACGAACTTCCACGGAGGGACAGGCGCTTACAATGTCATACCGGATCGGGCGTATTTGAGCGGTTCGGTTCGCAGCTTTGCGGGTGAGGTGAGAGAGTCCGCAGTCTCCCACCTGGAGCAAATTGTCGCAGGTGTCACAGCGGCATACGGAGCGTCCTACTCCTTCGATTATCGCTACGGGTATTCATCGGTTTTCAATGACGAGGCGGTCACGAGATCGGTGGAAAAGCTGATCGAAGAGGAATGGGGCCAAGATGTGATCCAGTACGTGCCTCCGATGATGGGCGGCGAAGATTTCTCCGCGTTTTCCGATGCGGTGCCCAGCTGTTTTGTCTTGGTGGGGGCGGGCAACGAAGAGAAAGGGATTGTCTACCCGCATCACCATCCGCGCTTTACGGTGGACGAGGATGCGCTTAAGGACGGGGTCAGGCTGTTTGTCACGTACGTATTGAAAGCGGCAGCGGAAACATCAGGCTAG
- a CDS encoding amino acid permease: MTTHKENHQQLKRSMNSRHLFMISLGGVIGTGLFLGSGYTISQAGPFGTILSFLVGGFIMYLTMLCLGELTVAMPVSGSFQTYMTRFVSPSLGFGVGWLYWFGWAVTVALELLSSGLLMQRWFPDSPVWMWCAIFGAGLFLLNALSARAFGETEFWFSSIKVSAIILFIILGGAAMFGLIDLKNGQPAPMFSNFASSSWLPHGITGLLMTMITVNFSFQGTELIGIAAGESKEPEKTIPKSIRNTVWRTLVFFVLAIFILAGMIPYQQAGVVESPFVVVFDSIGIPYAADIMNFVVLTALLSVANSGLYAATRMLYALSTEGMASPKLASVNKKGIPMNALLITFMIALLSLLSGFFAEDTVFMVLLSVAGLGAQIGWISISASQLAFRRHYLRTGGKLEDLKFRTPLYPVVPMVSLILNLTVLVSLAFDPEQRIALYCGVPFMIIAIIIYQLHYKKKLEPQEKNAA, encoded by the coding sequence ATGACCACACACAAGGAAAACCATCAACAGTTGAAACGAAGCATGAACAGCAGGCACCTCTTCATGATCTCTCTCGGAGGTGTCATCGGCACCGGCTTGTTCCTGGGCTCCGGCTATACGATCAGCCAGGCAGGTCCGTTCGGCACGATCCTCTCCTTCCTGGTCGGCGGCTTCATCATGTATCTGACCATGCTGTGCCTCGGTGAATTGACCGTTGCGATGCCGGTATCCGGCTCTTTTCAAACGTACATGACTCGCTTTGTGAGCCCTTCCCTCGGTTTTGGCGTCGGCTGGCTTTACTGGTTCGGCTGGGCGGTTACCGTCGCGCTTGAATTGTTGTCTTCGGGTCTCTTGATGCAGCGTTGGTTTCCTGATTCACCTGTATGGATGTGGTGCGCGATCTTCGGCGCAGGGCTGTTCCTGCTGAATGCTTTGTCGGCCCGTGCGTTTGGCGAAACCGAGTTTTGGTTTTCCAGCATTAAAGTAAGCGCTATCATCCTGTTCATCATTTTGGGCGGTGCGGCCATGTTCGGCCTGATCGACCTGAAAAACGGCCAGCCTGCACCGATGTTCTCCAACTTTGCCAGCAGCTCCTGGCTCCCCCACGGCATCACAGGGCTTTTGATGACCATGATCACGGTGAACTTTTCTTTTCAAGGCACAGAGCTCATCGGGATTGCAGCAGGTGAGAGCAAAGAACCGGAGAAAACCATTCCCAAGTCCATCCGCAATACCGTTTGGCGCACACTCGTGTTCTTTGTGCTTGCCATCTTTATCCTTGCGGGAATGATTCCTTACCAACAGGCAGGGGTCGTGGAAAGTCCGTTTGTCGTCGTATTCGACAGCATCGGAATTCCTTACGCTGCCGACATCATGAACTTTGTCGTGCTGACCGCGCTCTTGTCCGTGGCCAACTCCGGACTCTACGCTGCGACTCGCATGCTGTACGCCCTTTCAACGGAAGGCATGGCCTCACCCAAGCTGGCTTCCGTCAACAAAAAAGGCATTCCGATGAACGCCTTGCTGATCACCTTCATGATTGCGCTCTTGTCCCTCTTGTCCGGCTTTTTCGCGGAGGACACGGTGTTTATGGTTCTGTTGTCCGTCGCCGGTCTGGGGGCTCAAATCGGCTGGATTTCCATCTCCGCTTCCCAGCTCGCCTTCCGCCGCCACTATTTGAGGACGGGTGGCAAACTGGAGGACCTGAAGTTCCGGACACCGCTTTATCCTGTCGTCCCGATGGTGTCGCTGATCCTGAACTTGACCGTTTTGGTCAGCCTTGCGTTCGATCCCGAGCAGCGGATCGCCCTTTACTGCGGCGTACCGTTTATGATCATCGCCATCATCATCTACCAGCTCCACTATAAAAAGAAGCTGGAACCACAAGAAAAGAACGCGGCTTGA
- a CDS encoding sodium-dependent transporter, producing the protein MKQQTEQWTSRLGFILAAAGSAIGLGAIWKFPYIVGTSGGGAFFLLFLIFTVFIGLPLLLGEFTIGRSTQKEAVSAYQAIAPGSLWHWVGRLGVVTCFLLLSFYSVVGGWILTYLLRGLTGQLTGPAYDQLFGNVISAPFGAVFAQFVFMLITAWVVARGVQSGIESANKYMMPALFILFLVLMFRSLTLDGAMQGVAFFLHPDFSKLNSQSILYALGQSFFSLSVGVSVMVTYSSYLAKNESLVRSAGSIVVLNLLVSLFAGLAIFPAVFSLGVEPTAGPGLLFIVLPSVFEKIAFGGLFLWIFLALFLFATLTSAFSMLEIIVASFAKGDERKRKKLSWLIGLLIFLVGVPSALSFGVWSDYTIFGKSIFDAMDFLVSNILMPLGALLIALFVPLKMKREVLIEELRAHSPAGRKLFVVWLLLLKYVAPLAILFVFLNLLGIL; encoded by the coding sequence ATGAAACAACAAACGGAACAGTGGACGAGCAGGCTGGGCTTCATTCTGGCTGCGGCAGGGTCTGCGATCGGTCTGGGGGCGATCTGGAAGTTTCCTTACATAGTCGGGACGAGCGGGGGTGGAGCTTTTTTTCTCCTGTTCCTGATCTTTACGGTCTTCATCGGCTTGCCGCTGCTGCTCGGGGAGTTCACCATCGGCCGCAGTACGCAAAAAGAGGCGGTCAGCGCCTATCAGGCGATCGCACCGGGATCACTCTGGCACTGGGTTGGACGGCTCGGCGTCGTCACCTGCTTTCTGCTGCTGTCGTTTTACAGCGTGGTAGGGGGCTGGATCCTCACCTATCTGCTGCGCGGACTCACGGGACAGCTGACCGGCCCTGCTTACGACCAGCTTTTCGGAAACGTCATTAGCGCGCCCTTCGGAGCTGTTTTCGCGCAGTTCGTCTTCATGTTGATCACGGCATGGGTGGTGGCCCGCGGCGTTCAAAGCGGAATCGAGTCGGCCAACAAGTACATGATGCCCGCCCTGTTTATCCTGTTTCTGGTCCTGATGTTCCGGTCCCTTACCCTGGATGGCGCGATGCAGGGAGTGGCGTTTTTCCTCCATCCCGATTTCTCGAAGCTGAATAGCCAGTCCATCCTGTATGCGCTGGGCCAATCGTTTTTCTCGCTCAGCGTGGGGGTATCCGTCATGGTTACGTACAGCTCGTATCTGGCAAAAAACGAGAGCCTCGTTCGGTCGGCGGGGTCGATCGTGGTGTTGAACTTGCTGGTGTCCCTGTTCGCGGGGCTGGCGATCTTTCCGGCTGTTTTTTCGCTCGGAGTGGAACCGACTGCGGGACCCGGTCTCTTGTTCATCGTCTTGCCTTCCGTCTTTGAGAAGATCGCCTTTGGCGGGCTGTTCCTGTGGATATTCCTCGCGTTGTTCCTGTTCGCCACGTTGACCTCCGCGTTTTCGATGCTGGAAATTATCGTTGCGTCGTTTGCGAAAGGCGATGAGCGAAAACGGAAAAAGCTTTCCTGGCTGATCGGTCTGTTGATTTTTCTTGTCGGTGTGCCTTCCGCATTGTCGTTTGGGGTATGGAGCGACTACACGATCTTCGGGAAATCGATTTTTGACGCGATGGACTTTTTGGTCAGCAACATCCTCATGCCGCTCGGTGCGCTCCTGATTGCGCTGTTCGTCCCGCTGAAAATGAAGCGGGAAGTATTGATCGAAGAGCTGCGGGCGCATTCCCCTGCAGGACGAAAGCTGTTCGTCGTTTGGCTGCTGCTGCTGAAGTACGTAGCTCCGCTTGCGATCCTGTTCGTCTTTTTGAACTTGCTCGGCATTTTGTAA
- a CDS encoding MFS transporter: MKRELWRETPFAVKLLLSTSFMMNLGFYALIPYLTLHLTGSIGWTLAMAGLVLSVRQFSQQGFAFLGGVVADAFGYKGTMVLGMAIRAVGFAMFAFCTETWEFFLAAVLSGLGGSLFDPAGSAAFAVLTPESIRKEVFAFRNVLTNIGVVGSQIVGTLLSAVDFTYLSLFAGAVFALCALIAFFLLSPIAATSTRQSIWASMVHVLKDRPFVQFTLIAMGYYYLSMQIFLTIPLLVERVTHNKGDVGIVLSAVSVFVILLQMQVSKWMEGYPHRLTLIGIGTLVMGTGLFMLSFADSLWMLLVDVFLYALGTMIAVPNLVDVVPRFAPKELVGAYYGFNGYSIAIGGSLGQIVGGWVYDQSLALQMGWLPWAICLSVGVLVAWMLYQMEHRTGQLGGGHPKIARS; the protein is encoded by the coding sequence ATGAAGCGGGAATTGTGGAGGGAAACGCCGTTTGCTGTCAAGCTGCTGCTGTCCACCTCTTTCATGATGAATCTTGGTTTTTACGCGTTGATCCCGTATTTGACGCTGCATTTGACCGGAAGTATCGGCTGGACGCTGGCGATGGCGGGACTGGTGTTGAGTGTCAGACAATTTTCCCAGCAAGGCTTTGCCTTTCTGGGCGGCGTGGTGGCCGACGCATTCGGGTACAAAGGCACCATGGTGCTCGGCATGGCCATCCGCGCGGTAGGCTTTGCCATGTTTGCATTTTGCACGGAGACATGGGAGTTTTTCCTGGCTGCCGTTCTGTCGGGCCTCGGGGGATCGCTGTTCGATCCAGCGGGTTCCGCTGCGTTTGCCGTCTTGACTCCGGAGTCGATCCGCAAAGAAGTGTTCGCCTTTCGCAATGTATTGACAAATATTGGTGTCGTGGGCTCCCAGATCGTGGGGACCCTGCTATCCGCCGTTGATTTTACGTACCTCTCGCTGTTTGCGGGAGCGGTCTTCGCGCTTTGCGCACTGATTGCTTTTTTTCTGCTGTCTCCGATCGCAGCTACCAGCACGCGTCAGAGCATTTGGGCCAGCATGGTTCACGTGCTGAAGGATCGGCCTTTCGTTCAGTTCACGCTGATCGCGATGGGCTATTACTATTTGAGCATGCAAATCTTTCTGACGATCCCGCTTCTCGTGGAGCGCGTCACGCACAACAAGGGAGACGTGGGCATCGTGCTGTCGGCCGTGTCCGTTTTCGTGATCCTTTTGCAAATGCAGGTCAGCAAGTGGATGGAGGGCTATCCGCATCGACTCACGCTAATCGGTATCGGGACGTTGGTGATGGGGACGGGGCTGTTCATGCTGTCGTTTGCTGATTCGCTCTGGATGCTGCTCGTCGACGTCTTCCTGTATGCGCTCGGGACGATGATCGCCGTGCCCAATCTGGTGGATGTCGTACCCCGCTTCGCTCCGAAAGAGCTCGTGGGGGCCTACTACGGCTTCAATGGGTATTCGATCGCGATCGGCGGCTCGCTGGGCCAGATCGTAGGGGGATGGGTGTACGACCAGTCCTTGGCCCTTCAGATGGGATGGCTGCCTTGGGCGATCTGCCTGTCCGTCGGGGTGCTGGTGGCTTGGATGCTGTATCAGATGGAGCACCGTACGGGCCAGCTTGGAGGGGGCCACCCGAAAATAGCGCGCTCCTAG
- a CDS encoding ornithine--oxo-acid transaminase → MEQTKKVIDQTEKYGAHNYHPLPIVISKAEGVWVEDPEGNKYLDMLSAYSALNQGHRHPRIIQALKDQADKVTLTSRAFYNDQLGEFYERLSALTGKEMILPMNTGAEAVETALKAVRRWAYDVKKVAENQAEIIVCEGNFHGRTVTITSFSSAEEYRSGFGPFTPGFKIIPYGDIEALKKAITPNTAAFMLEPIQGEAGIIIPPEGFLKQAYDVCKENNVLLVCDEIQTGFGRTGKLFASDWEGVKPDMYIMGKALGGGVFPISAVAADKEILGVFEPGSHGSTFGGNPLGCAVAVAAMDVLADEGLVQRSQEMGAYFMEKLKEIKNPLIEEIRGRGLFIGLELKTAARPYCEKLKELGLLCKETHETTIRFAPPLVITKEELDWAIDKIKQVLHVAETANA, encoded by the coding sequence ATGGAACAAACCAAGAAAGTAATTGACCAGACTGAAAAATACGGAGCGCATAACTATCATCCGCTGCCGATCGTCATCTCCAAGGCGGAAGGTGTATGGGTGGAAGATCCGGAAGGCAATAAATACTTGGATATGCTGAGCGCGTACTCCGCCCTGAACCAAGGACATCGCCACCCGCGCATCATCCAGGCGCTCAAGGATCAGGCAGACAAGGTGACGCTGACCTCCCGCGCGTTTTACAACGACCAGCTGGGCGAATTCTATGAGAGATTGTCCGCTTTGACAGGAAAAGAAATGATTTTGCCGATGAATACCGGGGCGGAAGCGGTTGAGACTGCGCTCAAGGCAGTGCGCCGCTGGGCTTACGATGTGAAGAAAGTAGCGGAAAACCAGGCGGAGATCATCGTATGCGAAGGCAACTTCCACGGACGCACCGTGACGATCACGTCTTTCTCTTCCGCTGAGGAGTACAGAAGCGGATTCGGTCCGTTTACACCTGGCTTCAAAATCATTCCGTACGGAGACATCGAAGCGCTGAAAAAGGCGATCACGCCAAACACAGCCGCATTCATGCTCGAGCCGATTCAAGGGGAGGCAGGAATCATCATTCCGCCGGAAGGCTTCTTGAAACAAGCATACGATGTATGTAAGGAAAACAACGTCCTTTTGGTTTGCGATGAAATCCAAACCGGCTTCGGTCGTACAGGCAAGCTGTTTGCGAGCGACTGGGAAGGCGTAAAGCCGGATATGTACATCATGGGGAAAGCGCTGGGCGGCGGTGTATTCCCGATCTCCGCTGTTGCTGCGGACAAAGAAATTCTCGGCGTATTCGAACCAGGCTCCCACGGCTCGACCTTCGGCGGCAATCCGCTCGGCTGCGCAGTTGCGGTAGCAGCGATGGACGTGCTGGCGGACGAAGGACTCGTCCAGCGTTCGCAGGAGATGGGCGCGTACTTCATGGAGAAGCTGAAAGAAATCAAAAACCCGCTCATCGAGGAAATTCGCGGCCGTGGTTTGTTCATCGGTTTGGAATTGAAAACAGCGGCCCGTCCGTATTGCGAAAAGCTGAAAGAACTGGGCCTGCTCTGCAAAGAAACGCATGAGACGACGATCCGCTTCGCTCCGCCGCTTGTCATTACCAAGGAAGAGCTGGATTGGGCGATCGACAAGATCAAGCAAGTGCTGCATGTAGCAGAAACGGCAAACGCATAA
- a CDS encoding sporulation histidine kinase inhibitor Sda: protein MKYLSDQMLIEVYHRAVDLQLDAAFIELLRLELNNRNIRIAQASA from the coding sequence GTGAAATACTTAAGCGATCAGATGTTGATAGAAGTATATCATCGAGCTGTCGACCTTCAACTAGATGCTGCTTTTATTGAGCTGCTTCGTCTGGAACTGAACAACCGAAACATCCGTATCGCACAAGCCAGCGCGTAA
- the glsA gene encoding glutaminase A, which produces MNAGYATEQLESLLAAASADTEKGKVASYIPELAKEDPRQLGVSVCMPDGSILSAGDADTPFTLQSISKIFTLILALCQNGQQYVFERVGKEPTGDPFNSIIKLETIKPHKPLNPMINAGAIAVAGMIQGKSVEDRLNGLLDMLRKMTGNPDIRINEAVYGSEKKTAARNRALAWFLKDSGVLDGDVEETLDLYFRHCAIEVTTKEVAKLGMVLAADGIDVVTGERIFPEEVARICKTFMVTCGMYNASGEFAIDVGIPAKSGVAGGIMATVPKRMGIGVFGPALDEKGNSVAGVKLLELLAKEWKLGIF; this is translated from the coding sequence ATGAACGCAGGATACGCAACGGAACAATTGGAAAGTCTGCTGGCGGCCGCGTCCGCCGATACGGAAAAAGGAAAGGTAGCCTCTTACATTCCCGAATTGGCCAAAGAAGATCCGCGGCAGCTCGGAGTGAGCGTCTGCATGCCGGATGGGTCGATCCTCTCAGCCGGTGATGCCGATACGCCTTTCACCCTGCAAAGCATTTCCAAAATTTTTACCCTGATTCTCGCACTTTGCCAAAACGGCCAGCAGTACGTGTTTGAACGGGTGGGGAAGGAACCGACAGGCGATCCCTTCAATTCGATCATCAAGCTGGAGACGATCAAGCCCCACAAGCCGCTCAATCCGATGATCAACGCCGGAGCGATCGCCGTCGCAGGGATGATCCAGGGGAAGAGCGTGGAGGACCGGCTGAACGGTCTGTTGGACATGCTGCGCAAAATGACGGGGAACCCGGATATTCGCATAAACGAAGCGGTGTACGGCTCGGAGAAGAAAACAGCGGCCCGAAATCGCGCGCTCGCCTGGTTTTTGAAAGACAGCGGGGTGCTTGACGGGGATGTGGAGGAGACGCTCGATCTGTATTTCCGCCATTGTGCGATCGAGGTGACCACGAAGGAAGTGGCGAAGCTGGGAATGGTGCTGGCAGCAGACGGGATCGACGTGGTCACCGGCGAGAGGATCTTTCCCGAAGAGGTGGCCCGCATTTGCAAAACGTTTATGGTGACGTGCGGCATGTACAACGCCTCCGGGGAATTCGCCATCGATGTCGGCATTCCGGCCAAGAGCGGTGTGGCTGGCGGGATTATGGCCACGGTTCCGAAGCGGATGGGCATCGGCGTCTTTGGGCCGGCCCTGGACGAGAAAGGGAATTCGGTGGCAGGGGTCAAGCTCCTAGAATTGCTCGCCAAGGAATGGAAACTAGGGATCTTTTAG
- a CDS encoding YlaN family protein, producing the protein MTEIKVPDLEQKALALLQADADKIYKLIDVQMENLTMPQCPLYEEVLDTQMFGLSREVEYAVRLGLIEEEIGREIMGSLERKLAHLHELYNQR; encoded by the coding sequence TTGACAGAAATTAAGGTTCCCGATCTGGAACAAAAAGCGCTAGCGTTGCTTCAAGCGGACGCCGACAAAATTTACAAGCTGATCGACGTACAGATGGAAAACCTGACCATGCCGCAGTGCCCACTGTATGAAGAAGTGCTGGATACCCAAATGTTCGGGCTCTCCCGTGAAGTGGAGTATGCAGTTCGCCTCGGACTTATTGAAGAAGAGATCGGCCGGGAAATCATGGGTTCGTTGGAACGCAAATTGGCCCATCTTCACGAATTGTATAACCAAAGGTAA
- a CDS encoding sigma 54-interacting transcriptional regulator, with translation MQHSSPDTFLRIYEQILDRMNEGVHVIDAHGKTIVYNQKMTELESMSQQDVLHKPLSEVFQFPSGQESTLLTCLRTGKSIRNTRQTYFNDKQKEITTINNTYPILENGQIVGAVEIADDVTKMERLIRENLLEKNGSRYTFDQIIGRSAPILDVIESAKRAARTSSSVLVVGETGAGKELFVQSIHNASLRASAPLISQNCAALPDSLIEGLLFGTSRGAFTGAIERPGLFEQAEGGTLFLDEVNSLSMSLQAKLLRALQEKSIRRIGDTKDRAIDVRIIAAINEDPVEAIANQHLRKDLYYRLGVVTLFLPPLRERKEDIPMLTKHFIAKYNQLFQMDVVGVTDEVLHFFNEHDWPGNVRELQHLIEGAMNLMMDETLIGFEHLPLHFLRRTPASAVSAAAVEPLSEPFLPFLGEGKPLKETMQEFETAYIHHVVDKYGGNISRAAKELQISRQSLQYRLRKLGIRG, from the coding sequence ATGCAGCATTCATCCCCCGACACGTTCTTGCGTATCTACGAGCAGATCTTGGACAGAATGAACGAAGGCGTGCATGTCATCGACGCGCACGGAAAAACGATTGTCTACAATCAGAAAATGACGGAGCTGGAATCCATGTCGCAGCAGGATGTGCTGCACAAGCCGTTATCCGAAGTGTTCCAGTTTCCCAGCGGACAGGAAAGCACCCTGCTCACGTGCCTGCGGACGGGAAAAAGCATTCGAAACACCCGGCAGACGTATTTCAACGACAAGCAGAAGGAAATTACGACGATTAACAATACGTACCCGATCCTGGAAAACGGACAAATCGTGGGCGCGGTCGAAATCGCGGACGACGTGACCAAGATGGAGCGGCTCATTCGCGAAAATTTGCTCGAAAAAAACGGTTCTCGTTATACCTTTGACCAAATCATTGGCCGCAGCGCACCCATTCTCGATGTAATCGAAAGCGCAAAACGAGCAGCCCGCACCTCTTCCTCCGTCCTTGTGGTCGGAGAGACCGGAGCAGGCAAGGAGCTGTTTGTGCAAAGCATTCACAATGCTAGTTTGCGCGCTTCCGCTCCCCTTATTTCACAAAACTGCGCTGCTTTGCCCGACAGCCTGATCGAGGGGCTGCTGTTTGGTACTTCCCGCGGAGCCTTTACCGGCGCAATCGAGCGCCCCGGCTTGTTCGAACAGGCGGAGGGCGGCACGCTCTTCCTCGATGAAGTCAACTCGCTTAGTATGTCTTTGCAGGCCAAATTGTTGCGCGCTCTGCAGGAGAAGTCCATTCGACGCATCGGGGACACCAAGGACCGCGCTATCGATGTGCGGATTATCGCCGCCATTAATGAAGATCCCGTAGAAGCGATCGCGAACCAGCATCTTCGCAAAGACTTGTACTACCGACTCGGCGTCGTCACCTTGTTCCTCCCCCCACTGCGGGAACGGAAGGAAGACATACCGATGCTGACAAAGCACTTCATCGCCAAATACAATCAGCTGTTTCAAATGGATGTCGTAGGCGTGACTGACGAGGTCCTGCACTTTTTCAACGAGCATGACTGGCCCGGGAACGTCAGGGAGCTCCAGCATCTGATCGAAGGTGCGATGAACTTGATGATGGATGAGACGCTCATCGGCTTTGAGCATTTGCCGTTGCACTTTTTGCGCCGCACTCCCGCCTCCGCCGTATCCGCAGCTGCTGTGGAGCCCTTGAGTGAGCCGTTCCTCCCCTTCCTCGGAGAAGGCAAGCCGCTCAAGGAAACGATGCAGGAATTCGAGACCGCTTACATTCATCATGTCGTAGACAAATACGGAGGCAATATTTCGAGGGCCGCGAAGGAGCTGCAAATCAGCAGGCAAAGCCTTCAGTACCGGCTGCGAAAGCTCGGTATCCGCGGCTAA